In a genomic window of Nodosilinea sp. E11:
- a CDS encoding HupE/UreJ family protein — MTALKSIGARVKSVGLGRGLVGAIATLLLLPLPGLAHHPLEGRVPATFGEGFLSGLAHPVIGLDHLTFVVAVGLLAAVSTWGIALPVAFVLAAMVGTGLHLAEITLPAAELVIAASVLGFGVLLALKDRPQGLVMVGLAAGAGLFHGFAYGEAIFGAQTMPLVAYLAGFTAVQLGIAIAAFFVGRQLTQAAKPLFVQQAGLVICGIGAAFLATNLLNTLLPA, encoded by the coding sequence TTGACTGCTTTAAAGTCTATCGGCGCTCGGGTTAAGTCCGTTGGCCTCGGTCGGGGCCTAGTCGGCGCGATCGCCACCCTGCTGCTGCTGCCGCTGCCGGGCTTAGCCCACCACCCCCTTGAGGGCCGCGTGCCAGCCACCTTTGGCGAAGGCTTTTTGTCGGGCCTGGCTCATCCGGTGATTGGTCTCGATCACCTGACTTTTGTGGTGGCCGTGGGCCTATTGGCGGCGGTGAGCACCTGGGGCATCGCCCTGCCGGTCGCGTTTGTGCTGGCGGCCATGGTCGGTACGGGGCTGCATCTGGCAGAAATTACCCTGCCAGCGGCTGAACTGGTCATTGCCGCATCGGTGTTAGGATTTGGCGTTTTGCTAGCCCTTAAAGATCGCCCCCAGGGCCTCGTGATGGTGGGTTTAGCAGCGGGGGCTGGGCTGTTTCACGGCTTTGCCTACGGGGAGGCGATCTTTGGTGCCCAAACCATGCCCCTAGTGGCCTACCTGGCCGGGTTTACGGCGGTGCAGCTGGGCATTGCGATCGCCGCCTTTTTCGTCGGGCGACAGCTCACCCAGGCTGCTAAACCGCTGTTTGTCCAGCAGGCCGGGCTGGTGATCTGTGGCATTGGCGCTGCTTTTCTCGCCACCAACCTGCTCAATACGCTGCTCCCGGCCTAG
- a CDS encoding DMT family transporter — protein sequence MQAVLPLRRCIVNPNSNQRKPTLIGFTAVLMWATLALLTKLSGPMPPFQLTAMAFTVAFAIGVATWVRSGGNPLHYLKLPYAVWALGITGLFGYHLFYFIALSQAPAVEASLVAYLWPLLIVCFSALLPGERLRWFHGAGALLGFTGAGLLITQGQSLSFEPQYIPGYLAALVCALIWSSYSLLSRRFGAIPTNAVGGFCGATAGLAWVCHLGFETTVMPQDSEWLAIFALGLGPVGLAFFTWDYGVKHGNIKVLGALSYLAPLFSTLLLIAAGLAEATWSVGLACLLIVGGALLASLDFFRPRILE from the coding sequence ATGCAAGCTGTCCTGCCCTTGAGACGGTGCATTGTGAACCCCAACTCAAACCAGCGCAAGCCAACCCTAATTGGGTTTACGGCTGTTTTAATGTGGGCCACCCTGGCTCTTTTGACCAAACTCAGCGGCCCGATGCCGCCCTTTCAGCTAACGGCCATGGCCTTTACCGTGGCCTTTGCCATTGGGGTAGCGACCTGGGTGCGATCGGGCGGCAACCCGCTGCACTACCTCAAGCTGCCCTACGCCGTTTGGGCGCTAGGGATCACGGGGTTGTTTGGCTACCACTTGTTTTACTTCATTGCCCTCAGCCAGGCCCCGGCGGTAGAGGCCAGTTTAGTCGCCTACCTGTGGCCCCTGCTCATTGTCTGTTTCTCGGCCCTGCTGCCCGGCGAACGCCTGCGGTGGTTCCATGGGGCGGGGGCGCTGCTGGGGTTTACCGGGGCTGGCCTACTAATCACCCAGGGCCAATCCCTGAGCTTTGAGCCGCAGTACATCCCTGGTTATTTGGCCGCTCTGGTCTGTGCCCTCATTTGGTCGAGCTACTCGCTGCTGTCTCGGCGGTTTGGGGCGATTCCGACCAATGCCGTGGGGGGCTTTTGCGGGGCTACGGCGGGGCTGGCCTGGGTGTGTCACCTCGGTTTTGAAACGACAGTCATGCCCCAGGACAGCGAATGGCTGGCCATTTTTGCCCTGGGGCTGGGGCCAGTGGGGCTGGCCTTTTTTACCTGGGACTACGGCGTTAAGCATGGCAATATCAAGGTGCTGGGGGCGCTCTCCTACCTAGCCCCGCTGTTCTCAACCCTGCTGCTGATCGCGGCTGGTCTGGCGGAGGCCACCTGGTCGGTGGGCCTTGCCTGCCTGCTGATTGTCGGCGGAGCCCTGTTGGCCAGCCTAGATTTCTTTCGGCCCCGTATCCTTGAGTAG
- a CDS encoding TetR/AcrR family transcriptional regulator codes for MPKPRLSREESRRQTRDRLLVAAAQVFADQGFNGASVEAIAEAAGYSKGAVYSNFDSKEDLFLALIDQQLAAEVEHLGDRIDLAAWRREFESELSQQRTLNLLTVEFFLYAMRNESAREKLAQRYRAARQLLATMLQKHYAEAGLSLPMPPLHLAWAMTAVGTGLFMETCIDPEGVPDDLYISSLKRLLYADSMAEGDASQPQPNSSGLV; via the coding sequence ATGCCCAAGCCACGCCTGTCTCGCGAAGAAAGCCGCCGTCAAACCCGCGATCGCCTGCTGGTCGCCGCCGCCCAGGTGTTTGCCGACCAGGGGTTTAACGGCGCGTCGGTGGAGGCGATCGCAGAAGCGGCGGGCTACTCCAAGGGGGCGGTCTACTCCAACTTCGACAGCAAAGAAGACCTGTTTCTCGCCCTGATCGACCAGCAGCTGGCGGCAGAGGTCGAGCACCTGGGCGATCGCATTGATCTCGCGGCCTGGCGGCGAGAATTTGAGAGCGAGCTCAGCCAGCAGCGCACCCTCAATTTGCTGACGGTCGAGTTTTTTCTCTACGCCATGCGCAACGAGTCGGCCCGCGAAAAACTGGCCCAGCGCTACCGGGCCGCCCGGCAGCTGCTGGCCACAATGCTCCAAAAGCACTACGCCGAGGCAGGCCTGTCGCTGCCCATGCCGCCCCTGCATCTGGCCTGGGCCATGACCGCCGTGGGTACCGGCTTGTTTATGGAAACCTGCATTGACCCCGAGGGGGTGCCCGATGATCTGTATATAAGCAGCCTCAAGCGCTTGCTCTACGCCGACTCAATGGCCGAGGGCGATGCCAGTCAGCCCCAACCCAACTCCAGCGGTTTGGTCTAG
- a CDS encoding ABC transporter ATP-binding protein yields MASSASVTTTAPAIFHAHQITKTYRMGEVEVQALRAVDLDLYEGEFVVLLGPSGSGKSTLLNILGGLDVPSSGEVLFRQQNLSQGGDRLLTRFRRESIGFIFQFYNLIPSLTARENVALVTDIARRPMKPEEALAMVGLADRLDHFPSQLSGGQQQRVAIARAIAKRPEVLFCDEPTGALDFSTGKLVLEVLARVNQELGTTVVIITHNAGIGAMGDRVITMRDGQIHSIEQNGRRARPEELEW; encoded by the coding sequence ATGGCCTCCTCAGCCTCGGTTACAACCACCGCCCCAGCCATCTTTCACGCCCACCAGATCACCAAGACCTACCGCATGGGCGAAGTGGAGGTGCAGGCCCTGCGGGCGGTCGATCTCGACCTCTACGAGGGGGAGTTTGTGGTGCTGCTGGGGCCGTCGGGCAGCGGCAAGTCAACGCTGCTCAACATTTTGGGCGGGCTGGATGTGCCCTCTAGCGGCGAAGTGCTGTTTCGCCAACAAAATTTGAGCCAGGGGGGCGATCGCCTGCTCACCCGGTTTCGGCGCGAGTCGATTGGCTTTATTTTTCAGTTCTACAACTTGATCCCCAGTCTGACGGCGCGGGAAAACGTGGCCCTAGTCACCGACATTGCCCGCCGCCCAATGAAGCCGGAGGAGGCGCTGGCGATGGTGGGGTTGGCCGATCGCCTCGACCACTTTCCCTCCCAACTGTCGGGGGGGCAGCAGCAGCGGGTGGCGATCGCCCGGGCGATCGCCAAGCGGCCCGAGGTTTTATTCTGCGATGAGCCCACCGGGGCGCTCGACTTTAGCACCGGCAAGCTGGTGCTGGAGGTGCTGGCCCGAGTCAACCAAGAGCTGGGCACCACGGTGGTGATCATCACCCACAATGCGGGCATTGGGGCGATGGGCGACCGGGTGATCACCATGCGCGATGGTCAGATTCACAGCATTGAGCAAAACGGGCGGCGGGCGAGACCGGAGGAGTTGGAGTGGTAG